The following proteins are encoded in a genomic region of uncultured Vibrio sp.:
- a CDS encoding BrnT family toxin codes for MLKFEFDENKSRSNFEKHGIDFYTAQGLWNDSDLIEIPANTSDEPRYLVIGMLNGKHWSGVITYRGLNIRIISVRRSRKAEVNLYESA; via the coding sequence ATGTTGAAATTTGAATTTGATGAAAATAAAAGCAGGTCAAACTTTGAAAAACATGGAATTGATTTCTATACAGCTCAAGGTTTGTGGAACGATTCTGATCTTATCGAGATCCCTGCAAATACGAGTGATGAACCTAGGTATTTAGTCATCGGTATGTTAAATGGCAAGCACTGGTCTGGCGTTATTACATATCGTGGGTTAAATATTAGGATCATTTCGGTCAGGCGTTCACGAAAAGCGGAGGTGAACTTATATGAAAGCGCATGA
- a CDS encoding BrnA antitoxin family protein: MKAHEFDAKFESDDDILGDLDLSKVKRPMQKQKRVNVDFPAWMLESLDREASRVGVTRQSIIKIWLAERLENVAHHQASN, encoded by the coding sequence ATGAAAGCGCATGAGTTTGATGCCAAGTTTGAAAGTGACGATGACATTTTAGGTGATCTAGACTTATCTAAAGTTAAGCGTCCTATGCAAAAACAGAAGCGGGTAAACGTTGATTTTCCAGCATGGATGTTAGAGTCACTAGACCGTGAAGCTAGCCGAGTAGGCGTTACACGACAGTCGATCATTAAGATTTGGCTAGCTGAAAGGCTTGAAAATGTAGCCCATCACCAAGCTTCAAACTAA